A stretch of the Aminipila terrae genome encodes the following:
- a CDS encoding adenine deaminase — MQKNKNNLKQLIRAGRGITSAHTVVLHGSLVNVMTSEIYKADVAIYEDTIVAIGDVSDYIGQETKTIDATGKYLVPGLIDGHIHSECSKLSITSFAKAVVPCGTTSIISGLDEYISVSGLEGLQEVFKEAKASPLKVFWGAPYRTPYTFPQSTVAFNFTQEVHREVQKWPECFGVWETVREYIQEEDDDTLGAIEEAFKNRLPVFGCAPMARGKELNGYLCAGIRLDHESYDHEEVVEKMRNGMHMIIRESSVTHFLKENIRAVTEVNPALARRVSFCTDDVTATDVIEKGHVDNLVRLAIAEGVDPMTAIQMATINSAEAYRIDHLVGSISPGRLADILLVDSPESFHVEAVITNGRLVAENGKLNYALKAPARSSVLSSALKCAKTTKEDFEYKVDIKDGQAKVLSMNVKGPFVRKRRDVILNVKDYIVQPDTEQDVLMVSVLERFGRNGNKSLAFCSGWKLKKGAMASSAAPDDNNIIVMGADAADMSIAVNHLIENGGGQVVVADGEVIEFLSLPVGGIASDLEPEEIAYRETLLTKAANKLGCDLPDPLMYMFFLPITAIPDYAITDVGPVDCIALTTFEPVLELTQVK; from the coding sequence ATGCAAAAAAATAAGAACAACTTAAAACAACTTATTCGTGCAGGAAGAGGAATTACTTCTGCACACACTGTGGTACTTCATGGAAGCTTGGTAAATGTTATGACCAGCGAAATTTACAAGGCCGATGTGGCAATCTATGAAGATACTATTGTAGCCATTGGGGATGTAAGTGATTACATCGGCCAGGAGACGAAGACCATCGATGCAACGGGAAAATATTTAGTTCCTGGGCTCATTGATGGACACATTCACAGCGAATGCAGCAAGCTTAGCATCACAAGCTTTGCAAAAGCAGTGGTACCTTGTGGAACAACCAGTATTATTTCAGGACTAGACGAATACATTTCAGTATCCGGTTTAGAGGGTTTACAGGAAGTATTTAAAGAAGCAAAGGCAAGTCCTTTAAAAGTATTCTGGGGTGCCCCTTACAGAACACCTTATACGTTCCCACAATCAACAGTTGCCTTTAACTTCACTCAGGAAGTTCACAGGGAAGTACAGAAGTGGCCGGAATGCTTTGGCGTTTGGGAAACAGTGCGTGAATACATACAGGAAGAAGATGATGATACTTTAGGTGCAATTGAAGAAGCATTTAAGAATCGTCTGCCAGTGTTTGGATGCGCGCCAATGGCAAGAGGCAAAGAATTAAATGGATATCTCTGTGCAGGTATCAGACTTGACCATGAAAGCTACGACCATGAGGAAGTAGTAGAAAAAATGCGAAATGGTATGCATATGATAATCAGAGAATCTTCCGTTACCCATTTCCTAAAAGAAAATATCAGAGCAGTAACTGAAGTAAATCCTGCCCTTGCACGTCGTGTAAGTTTTTGTACAGACGATGTAACAGCAACAGATGTAATAGAAAAAGGACATGTTGACAATCTTGTCCGTCTTGCTATTGCTGAAGGAGTAGATCCTATGACAGCCATCCAGATGGCTACCATTAACAGTGCAGAGGCTTATAGAATCGATCATCTTGTTGGTTCGATTTCCCCTGGAAGACTGGCAGATATTCTTTTGGTTGACAGCCCGGAATCTTTCCATGTGGAAGCTGTTATCACAAATGGCCGCCTGGTAGCGGAAAATGGTAAATTAAATTATGCTCTGAAAGCACCTGCCAGAAGCAGCGTGCTAAGTAGTGCATTAAAATGTGCAAAGACTACAAAAGAAGATTTTGAATATAAAGTAGATATTAAAGATGGACAAGCTAAAGTGCTTTCCATGAATGTGAAGGGACCTTTCGTCCGTAAACGAAGAGATGTTATCTTAAATGTAAAGGACTATATCGTACAGCCAGATACAGAGCAGGATGTTCTGATGGTTTCAGTTCTTGAACGTTTTGGCCGTAATGGTAATAAGTCATTAGCATTTTGTTCTGGATGGAAGCTTAAAAAGGGTGCAATGGCTTCTTCTGCCGCGCCAGATGACAACAATATCATTGTAATGGGAGCAGATGCTGCAGATATGTCCATTGCAGTAAACCACCTCATAGAAAATGGTGGAGGGCAAGTTGTTGTTGCAGACGGCGAAGTAATAGAATTTCTTTCCTTACCTGTAGGAGGAATTGCCAGCGATTTAGAACCAGAAGAAATTGCTTATCGTGAAACATTACTGACAAAAGCAGCAAATAAACTGGGATGTGATTTACCGGATCCTCTTATGTATATGTTTTTCTTACCAATTACAGCAATCCCTGATTATGCTATCACAGATGTAGGGCCAGTGGACTGTATTGCACTGACAACCTTTGAACCAGTTCTTGAACTGACTCAGGTAAAATAA
- a CDS encoding RrF2 family transcriptional regulator yields the protein MQFSIGVEYALHCMLYMVDNPTGNSIGIKDLATYQGVSETYLSKVYTKLRKAGIVKSIPGVKGGYELARLPESITFWDIVEAVEGGAPLFQCAEIRQNEILLDKENLPDTHTKCPCLIHVVMIEAEEQMRQYLKNKTLAWLYEQVKNKLPQEHLEATAEWFNNLRMKK from the coding sequence TTGCAATTTTCTATTGGTGTAGAATACGCATTACATTGTATGCTATATATGGTCGATAATCCTACGGGAAATTCAATAGGTATAAAGGACTTAGCTACTTATCAAGGGGTATCTGAGACTTATTTGTCAAAAGTATATACGAAACTAAGGAAAGCCGGTATTGTCAAGTCTATACCTGGAGTAAAAGGTGGATATGAATTAGCTCGTTTGCCTGAAAGTATTACTTTTTGGGATATAGTAGAAGCTGTAGAAGGAGGTGCTCCTTTATTTCAGTGTGCAGAAATAAGGCAAAACGAAATATTACTGGATAAAGAAAATTTGCCAGATACACATACAAAATGTCCATGCCTCATACATGTGGTAATGATAGAAGCTGAGGAGCAAATGCGACAGTACTTGAAAAATAAAACATTAGCATGGTTATATGAGCAGGTAAAGAATAAGTTGCCTCAAGAGCACTTAGAAGCTACAGCAGAATGGTTTAACAATCTGAGAATGAAGAAGTAA
- a CDS encoding pyridoxamine 5'-phosphate oxidase family protein: MLTEKFYDVINKEGVVSIVSWGECEPHIVNTWNSYITVTPDERLLIPAAIMRKTEKNVNINNKIKISLGSKEVIGYNDYQGTGFIIEGTAKFISSGQEFEEMKEKFNFLTRVLEITISSSKQML; encoded by the coding sequence ATGTTAACAGAAAAATTTTATGATGTAATAAATAAGGAAGGTGTTGTTTCCATTGTTTCTTGGGGAGAATGCGAGCCACATATAGTTAATACCTGGAATTCCTACATTACTGTAACTCCAGATGAAAGGCTTCTGATTCCAGCCGCAATTATGAGGAAAACAGAAAAAAATGTTAATATTAATAATAAGATAAAAATATCTTTAGGAAGCAAAGAAGTGATTGGCTATAATGATTACCAAGGAACAGGCTTTATCATTGAAGGCACTGCAAAATTTATTAGTTCTGGCCAGGAGTTTGAAGAAATGAAAGAGAAGTTCAATTTCTTAACAAGAGTCTTAGAAATAACCATTAGCTCTTCGAAACAAATGTTATAA
- the fliB gene encoding flagellin lysine-N-methylase, translating into MREVLQAEYVSKFQCIASKCEDTCCCGWRVAIDEESYKKYQDLLHSGGGDMFNRTITREGIMPVEGNFAEVVMLPENTCPFLSEKKLCSIQEKYGESYISVTCSIFPRIYNVVNGKLELALDMACPHAARLALCDSVPMGFLTQNINVHSRIEKVPSVNLSDMNYPNGVYPYFEEVRTFIISLLQNRNYCFEDRLVILGRFCNDLNQLSGNSKIEVLQLINDYSHLINTKGFYKFISSIPRQPAALLKVITLLLEYQLKTGAAGNRFAECLEQFKKGLNYTNDISEEDVNISYTKVKNSYYTPYMKQHEYILENYFVNEVFKGLFPFGTQTSIFKKNIFPIEKTVLTEYMLLTTQFAIIRNLLVGIAGYYKEQFGINQVLELIQTFAKNIGHDIPYQQRLLQFFHENNMLNIPCAVMLIKN; encoded by the coding sequence ATGAGAGAAGTTTTGCAGGCAGAATACGTGTCTAAATTTCAATGTATTGCTTCAAAATGCGAAGATACCTGCTGCTGTGGTTGGCGAGTTGCAATTGATGAGGAAAGTTATAAGAAATATCAAGATCTACTGCACTCCGGTGGGGGCGATATGTTTAATAGGACAATAACAAGAGAAGGGATAATGCCTGTGGAGGGTAATTTTGCAGAAGTGGTAATGTTGCCTGAGAATACCTGCCCTTTTTTGTCTGAAAAAAAGCTATGCAGCATTCAGGAAAAATATGGTGAAAGCTATATATCTGTGACTTGCAGCATTTTCCCGCGTATCTACAATGTTGTGAACGGCAAGTTAGAATTGGCTTTAGATATGGCATGTCCCCATGCTGCAAGACTTGCTTTATGTGATTCTGTGCCAATGGGTTTTCTAACCCAAAATATTAATGTCCATTCAAGGATTGAGAAAGTTCCGTCTGTAAATCTATCTGATATGAATTACCCCAATGGAGTTTATCCGTATTTTGAAGAAGTACGCACCTTTATAATCTCACTTTTACAGAACCGGAATTATTGTTTTGAAGACAGGCTGGTAATTCTGGGAAGATTTTGCAATGATTTGAATCAGTTGTCTGGTAATAGTAAAATTGAGGTTCTGCAACTTATCAATGATTATTCGCACCTAATTAACACCAAAGGATTTTATAAATTTATTAGTAGTATTCCAAGGCAACCTGCAGCGTTGTTAAAAGTCATAACGCTCTTATTAGAATATCAATTAAAAACGGGAGCAGCTGGTAACCGTTTTGCAGAATGCTTGGAACAATTTAAGAAAGGGCTTAATTATACAAATGACATCTCTGAGGAGGACGTGAACATTTCCTATACGAAAGTCAAGAATTCGTACTATACTCCTTACATGAAGCAGCATGAATATATTCTTGAAAACTATTTTGTAAATGAGGTTTTCAAAGGACTTTTTCCATTTGGAACACAAACAAGTATTTTTAAGAAAAATATTTTCCCTATTGAGAAGACGGTATTGACAGAGTATATGCTGCTGACCACACAGTTTGCAATAATCAGAAATTTATTAGTTGGTATTGCAGGCTACTATAAAGAGCAATTTGGAATAAATCAGGTTCTGGAATTAATACAGACTTTTGCCAAAAATATTGGTCATGATATCCCTTATCAGCAACGGCTCCTTCAGTTTTTTCATGAGAACAATATGCTTAACATTCCCTGCGCTGTAATGCTCATCAAAAATTAG
- a CDS encoding DEAD/DEAH box helicase, with amino-acid sequence MNEVKDIQKKNIEKFKDYPLDNSIKRALSELGFKQPLEVQAKVIPMIWEGKDLIVKSQTGSGKTAAFAIPLCEKIDVELESPQALVLTPTRELTEQVKQDFADIGKYKDVKCCALYGKQPMELQRKELKQNTPHVIVATPGRMMDHLLNKNVKLHDIKYLVIDEADEMLIMGFKEQLETIIKKMPKERVTLLFSATIPDEVHFLSQEFMNHPEEIQIEAEVSNLEKIEQIYYAVDGLKKVDFMKKVIERERPRKAIMFCNTQEQVTNLFEIFRKWGNFTCAVHGGMDQQMRTETLNAFKRGEYKMLIATDVAARGLHVQGITHVINYGVPFEHEQYVHRIGRTGRVDQHGIAITMVIPSEMNRFHDLEKFLGYTIPCKGGHVDRKPPKADSTRRTGRERYKADNRKGQKAFVQFNAGRDNSSLKTSDFLAAIRRVDGIRNEDIGKVDIKGKVTNVEISDGKEALVIKAFKTKTIKGKLYRVKKG; translated from the coding sequence ATGAACGAAGTAAAAGATATTCAGAAAAAAAACATAGAGAAGTTCAAGGACTATCCCCTTGATAATTCCATCAAAAGAGCACTGAGCGAGTTGGGATTCAAACAACCTCTGGAGGTTCAGGCCAAAGTAATCCCCATGATTTGGGAGGGCAAAGATTTAATTGTAAAGTCCCAAACAGGAAGTGGTAAAACTGCAGCGTTCGCCATCCCTCTCTGTGAGAAAATTGATGTAGAACTTGAGAGTCCACAAGCATTGGTTCTGACACCCACACGAGAATTGACCGAGCAGGTAAAACAGGACTTTGCTGATATTGGTAAATATAAAGATGTAAAGTGCTGTGCTTTATATGGCAAACAGCCTATGGAATTACAAAGAAAAGAATTAAAACAAAACACCCCCCATGTAATTGTGGCTACACCAGGTAGAATGATGGATCACCTCTTAAACAAAAATGTGAAACTCCATGATATTAAATACCTGGTAATTGATGAAGCCGATGAAATGCTAATTATGGGTTTTAAAGAGCAACTGGAAACTATTATAAAAAAAATGCCTAAAGAGAGAGTTACGTTACTCTTCTCTGCAACCATACCGGATGAAGTTCATTTCTTGAGCCAGGAGTTTATGAATCATCCTGAAGAAATCCAAATTGAAGCAGAAGTATCAAACCTTGAAAAGATTGAACAGATTTACTATGCGGTAGACGGACTTAAAAAAGTTGACTTTATGAAGAAAGTTATCGAAAGAGAACGCCCGAGAAAAGCCATCATGTTCTGTAATACACAAGAACAGGTTACCAATTTGTTTGAAATCTTTCGAAAATGGGGTAACTTTACATGTGCAGTACATGGCGGTATGGACCAGCAGATGCGTACGGAAACATTAAATGCTTTTAAAAGAGGCGAATATAAAATGCTTATTGCCACGGATGTAGCAGCAAGAGGGTTACACGTTCAAGGCATCACTCACGTCATCAACTATGGTGTCCCTTTCGAGCATGAACAATATGTGCATAGAATTGGTCGAACAGGTCGTGTAGATCAACACGGTATTGCTATCACCATGGTAATCCCAAGTGAAATGAATCGATTTCATGACCTTGAAAAGTTCCTCGGCTATACTATTCCATGTAAAGGCGGCCATGTAGATAGGAAACCCCCGAAGGCAGATTCTACACGCAGAACAGGTCGGGAAAGATATAAAGCCGATAATCGCAAAGGACAAAAGGCTTTCGTACAGTTTAATGCAGGTAGAGATAACAGCTCCTTGAAGACAAGCGATTTCCTTGCTGCTATCAGGCGGGTGGACGGTATTCGCAATGAGGACATCGGAAAAGTGGACATCAAAGGGAAAGTAACCAATGTTGAAATTTCAGATGGAAAAGAAGCGTTGGTGATAAAGGCTTTTAAGACAAAAACCATTAAAGGCAAACTATATCGAGTAAAAAAAGGTTAA
- a CDS encoding winged helix-turn-helix transcriptional regulator: MKDVHSQCPCMERCPLNRAMELIGGKWKIQIICSLNSNGKTRYNAIKGNLDGVSNNILAKALKELERDGFVTRTEYMEVPIRVEYDLTIKSKRLMPILEALSDWGEENI; this comes from the coding sequence ATGAAAGATGTACACTCACAATGTCCTTGTATGGAACGATGTCCACTTAACAGAGCAATGGAGTTGATTGGTGGGAAGTGGAAAATTCAGATAATTTGTTCGTTGAACAGCAATGGTAAAACTAGGTATAATGCAATAAAAGGTAATCTGGATGGAGTTTCCAATAACATTTTAGCCAAAGCACTGAAAGAGTTAGAAAGGGATGGATTTGTTACAAGAACAGAATATATGGAGGTACCAATTCGAGTAGAATATGATCTCACCATTAAAAGTAAAAGACTAATGCCTATTCTAGAGGCACTTAGTGACTGGGGTGAAGAGAATATTTGA
- a CDS encoding GNAT family N-acetyltransferase, translating into MSNALTNIEGFTIRTATEEDIPLILRYILELADYEGCKHLVQATEESLMESLFVKNQAETLIAEYCGEPVGFSMYLFKFSTFLGKAYIYLEDLYVTPQWRGKGFGKALLINLMKIAVSNDCTRLDWGCFVYNEPSMAFYKQLGARELTEWADFRVDGELLQKYGQSV; encoded by the coding sequence ATGTCTAATGCATTAACAAATATTGAAGGCTTTACAATCCGCACAGCAACAGAAGAGGATATTCCTCTAATTTTAAGGTATATTTTGGAGCTTGCCGATTATGAAGGCTGCAAGCACTTAGTACAGGCTACAGAAGAATCTCTTATGGAATCTTTGTTTGTAAAAAATCAGGCTGAGACGCTCATTGCAGAGTATTGTGGAGAACCAGTAGGCTTTTCTATGTACCTGTTCAAATTTTCAACTTTCCTTGGAAAAGCCTACATATATCTTGAAGATTTGTATGTAACACCACAATGGAGAGGCAAGGGTTTTGGAAAGGCACTTTTAATTAATCTAATGAAAATAGCTGTTTCTAATGATTGCACAAGGCTTGATTGGGGCTGCTTCGTCTATAACGAACCATCCATGGCATTTTATAAACAATTAGGTGCCCGCGAATTAACAGAATGGGCCGATTTTAGAGTAGACGGAGAACTGCTTCAAAAATATGGGCAATCTGTTTAA
- a CDS encoding MBL fold metallo-hydrolase yields the protein MLIKLTDRIYYMPNDDRTDRPILGLVCGDKYSLVVDSGNSPAHANEFLADVCKLDIPPLKYLVLTHWHWDHVFGIEAMNIITICNYLTKENLNKMQKMTWDDFMLDERVEKGEEIEFCSKMIKLEMPDRDGFKTGNADLTFKDSIEIDLGGISCLIETVGGCHSEDSTIIYIPDEKTIFLGDCICEDIYSGEWSYSREKLMPMINKIKKYDALHYLTSHHHPESKEEFFDYLNELIRIGDFVGNGYLENEVIRSYTEFYNKAPNEDEICNIRSFIHGNMKNI from the coding sequence ATGCTTATTAAGCTTACTGATAGAATTTATTATATGCCCAATGATGATAGGACAGATAGGCCAATATTAGGATTAGTCTGTGGTGACAAATATAGCTTAGTTGTAGACTCCGGAAATTCTCCGGCACATGCCAATGAGTTTTTGGCCGATGTATGCAAATTAGATATTCCACCACTAAAGTATTTAGTACTGACTCATTGGCATTGGGATCATGTTTTTGGGATAGAAGCTATGAACATAATTACAATTTGTAATTATCTAACGAAAGAAAACTTAAATAAAATGCAAAAAATGACGTGGGATGACTTTATGCTGGATGAACGAGTAGAAAAGGGAGAGGAAATTGAGTTTTGCAGTAAAATGATAAAACTTGAAATGCCTGATCGAGATGGTTTTAAAACAGGAAATGCTGATTTAACTTTTAAGGATAGTATAGAGATTGATTTAGGTGGAATTTCTTGTTTGATCGAAACTGTTGGAGGCTGCCATTCAGAAGATTCTACCATTATTTATATTCCAGATGAAAAAACAATATTTCTAGGTGATTGTATTTGTGAAGATATTTATAGTGGCGAATGGAGTTACAGTAGAGAAAAGTTAATGCCTATGATAAATAAAATAAAAAAATATGATGCGTTACATTACCTCACTTCCCATCATCATCCGGAAAGTAAAGAAGAATTTTTTGATTATCTTAATGAGCTTATTCGAATAGGTGATTTTGTTGGAAATGGCTATTTGGAAAATGAAGTAATTAGGAGTTACACTGAATTTTACAATAAAGCCCCTAATGAAGATGAAATTTGTAATATTAGAAGCTTTATTCATGGGAATATGAAAAATATTTAG
- a CDS encoding GNAT family N-acetyltransferase, with amino-acid sequence METKDLIIRNSTWDDIDFFYRWELTPEVNEYFSISENQSYEMVARTYVHDDENPNQIQYTIALKGTGKPIGRIVLGDFMENWKVEVFRIYIGDPTLRNKGYGRQAMEAIMKLCFEEWKLERVYLDHYTGTPASFLYQSLGFKYEGVLRNNCRKNGKLYDVHLMSMLKDEYVQKYLTS; translated from the coding sequence ATGGAAACAAAAGACTTAATTATTAGGAATTCTACATGGGATGACATTGATTTTTTCTATAGGTGGGAATTAACACCTGAGGTTAATGAATATTTTAGTATTTCTGAAAATCAAAGCTACGAAATGGTTGCACGTACATATGTCCATGATGATGAAAATCCTAACCAGATTCAGTATACTATAGCCCTTAAGGGGACAGGAAAACCAATTGGGAGAATTGTGCTGGGAGACTTCATGGAAAATTGGAAAGTGGAAGTGTTCAGAATTTATATTGGTGATCCAACTTTGAGAAATAAAGGATATGGCAGACAAGCCATGGAGGCAATCATGAAACTTTGTTTCGAAGAGTGGAAGCTTGAAAGAGTTTATCTTGATCATTATACTGGAACTCCTGCTTCATTCTTATATCAATCACTTGGTTTTAAATACGAAGGCGTTTTGAGGAACAACTGTCGAAAAAACGGAAAACTTTATGATGTTCATTTAATGTCAATGCTAAAGGATGAATATGTACAAAAATATCTAACAAGTTAA
- a CDS encoding stalk domain-containing protein: MMNKRLSKLCCELKIDSIDIEEKVNIKDIVDRVNGTLNTDISERKVYRRQKLIKTIVLITVLLILATTTVFAAVKADILKLNFIGDTAPYTDFVDTKKQSVTDGQYRLTLEQTLVSKYQVFVVYTVEGLTDEAIAKLMKEDYFGIGLSEISFEPKYGERATISNLTQGEIIESKTKTSRTFQLYSCSYFNEDDVDFILRFACMKEGKQITVPMKCNVESKEFILEGQPYGNAILRYSPLGIYFERNYKTQNEMDTELYFRMKNGEIKTCNDLADVLPGGRMNSYDVFDENLKLWRYGSTGLFYEITELSAFKSIIVGNIEYDIKDTTKIKPITIDEKLRPFELKPVIKDETTWIPVEALCSKLGAKYQWNEKTRSAKINYHDEIYILKDGSSVLLKNGEEFELFNPVCILKGQLIAPEYLAFGMHFKVQPKQEPWGSSERRRVGTYDIKDTVWVVTP, encoded by the coding sequence ATGATGAATAAACGACTTTCCAAATTGTGCTGTGAGTTGAAGATAGACAGCATAGACATAGAAGAAAAAGTCAATATCAAAGACATTGTTGACAGAGTAAATGGTACATTGAATACAGATATAAGCGAAAGGAAAGTTTATAGAAGACAGAAATTAATAAAAACAATAGTTCTTATTACTGTACTTCTGATTTTAGCAACAACAACAGTATTTGCAGCAGTTAAGGCAGATATTCTGAAGTTGAATTTTATAGGAGATACTGCTCCCTATACTGATTTCGTGGATACGAAAAAACAGAGCGTGACGGATGGACAATACAGGCTGACGTTGGAACAGACACTGGTTTCGAAATATCAGGTGTTTGTGGTTTATACTGTGGAGGGCCTGACTGATGAAGCCATAGCAAAGCTCATGAAGGAGGATTATTTTGGAATAGGATTATCGGAGATTTCTTTTGAGCCAAAATATGGTGAACGTGCAACAATCTCGAATCTTACCCAGGGTGAAATAATAGAATCGAAAACGAAAACATCTCGGACTTTTCAATTATACAGCTGTAGTTATTTTAATGAAGATGATGTGGATTTCATTCTAAGGTTTGCCTGCATGAAAGAAGGGAAGCAGATAACTGTTCCTATGAAATGCAATGTAGAATCAAAGGAATTTATTTTGGAAGGACAGCCTTATGGCAACGCAATCTTAAGATATAGTCCTCTTGGAATTTATTTTGAGAGAAACTATAAAACACAAAACGAGATGGATACGGAATTGTATTTTCGCATGAAAAACGGTGAAATCAAAACTTGCAACGATTTAGCTGATGTATTGCCTGGAGGAAGGATGAATTCTTATGACGTATTTGATGAAAATCTTAAACTTTGGCGTTATGGCAGCACAGGGCTTTTTTATGAAATAACGGAACTATCTGCCTTTAAAAGCATCATTGTTGGTAATATAGAGTACGACATTAAGGACACCACTAAAATCAAACCGATTACCATCGATGAAAAATTGCGACCTTTTGAGTTGAAGCCAGTAATCAAAGATGAAACAACCTGGATACCAGTTGAAGCACTTTGCAGTAAATTAGGAGCAAAATATCAATGGAATGAAAAGACCCGTTCGGCGAAAATCAACTACCATGATGAAATATATATTCTTAAAGATGGGAGCAGTGTTCTTTTGAAAAATGGTGAGGAATTTGAGCTGTTTAACCCAGTATGTATACTTAAAGGGCAACTGATTGCACCAGAATACCTGGCTTTTGGTATGCATTTTAAGGTGCAGCCAAAACAAGAACCTTGGGGAAGTAGTGAACGTCGTCGTGTAGGCACATATGATATAAAGGATACAGTATGGGTTGTTACACCTTGA
- a CDS encoding RNA polymerase sigma factor gives MTEDEKLLLNLKKRKRDALDKVMKEYTPYVSVIIYNIIGNIMTKEDVEEVTADVFVGLWKHADSLDREKGTVKAYLGAAARNCAKNKLRQVSVHQELDEGIATENPEPVAYLEQREKQKQLIHLISTLGETDSELFMRYYYYDEKISKIAKITGMNASTIKTRLARGRKRLKEMLDNEGRRL, from the coding sequence TTGACAGAGGATGAAAAGCTTTTGCTTAATTTAAAAAAGAGAAAGCGTGATGCATTAGATAAAGTAATGAAAGAGTATACACCCTATGTCAGTGTGATTATTTATAATATCATTGGAAATATTATGACAAAGGAAGACGTGGAAGAGGTCACGGCAGATGTATTTGTAGGCCTTTGGAAGCATGCTGATTCCCTTGATAGGGAAAAGGGCACGGTCAAAGCTTATCTAGGAGCGGCAGCACGAAACTGTGCAAAAAATAAGTTACGTCAAGTTTCCGTTCATCAGGAATTAGATGAAGGGATAGCTACTGAAAATCCAGAACCTGTGGCTTACCTTGAACAGAGGGAGAAGCAAAAACAATTGATTCATCTGATTTCTACACTGGGTGAGACGGACAGTGAACTTTTTATGCGGTATTATTATTATGATGAAAAAATCTCTAAAATTGCTAAGATTACAGGAATGAATGCTTCCACTATTAAAACTAGATTAGCACGTGGCAGAAAGAGGCTTAAGGAGATGCTGGATAATGAGGGGAGGAGACTATGA